A region from the bacterium genome encodes:
- a CDS encoding UbiA-like polyprenyltransferase: MKVIFELIKFQHTIFALPFALMSMLVCEDGWPSFWVIFWILIAMVSARSSAMAFNRVVDLRFDALNPRTQNRPLVRGEISVKSIWLFTITTALIFIISAAMLNNLAFYLSPVALAILYFYSFTKRWTWLTHIFLGLSLAIAPIGVWIAIKSEIVLVPLVLGLAVLFWVAGFDIIYATLDFEFDKTYGLQSMVVKFGIPKALIISRVMHLFMIILLLWFGILAQLGLSYFIGVFVVSLMLIYEHSLVKPTDLSRVNIAFFNVNGLVSVFLFVMTWIDNIF; this comes from the coding sequence ATGAAAGTTATATTTGAGCTAATTAAATTTCAACATACCATATTTGCCCTGCCTTTTGCCTTAATGTCGATGTTAGTTTGTGAAGATGGTTGGCCCTCTTTTTGGGTAATATTCTGGATTCTCATAGCAATGGTAAGTGCCAGAAGTAGTGCTATGGCATTTAATCGGGTGGTGGATTTAAGGTTTGATGCACTTAACCCGAGAACGCAAAACCGACCCCTTGTTCGGGGAGAAATTTCAGTTAAATCTATCTGGCTTTTTACGATAACTACAGCTCTAATCTTCATTATTTCTGCCGCTATGCTCAATAACCTTGCCTTTTATCTATCTCCAGTTGCACTGGCTATTCTTTATTTTTACTCCTTTACCAAACGCTGGACCTGGCTAACCCACATCTTCTTAGGTTTATCTCTGGCTATAGCACCTATCGGTGTTTGGATTGCCATAAAATCAGAGATTGTTTTAGTCCCGCTTGTTCTTGGATTAGCCGTTCTTTTCTGGGTAGCGGGATTTGATATTATCTACGCCACGCTTGATTTTGAATTTGATAAAACCTATGGACTTCAATCAATGGTAGTCAAATTCGGCATTCCAAAGGCATTGATTATTTCACGAGTGATGCATCTTTTTATGATTATCTTGCTTTTATGGTTTGGGATATTAGCTCAGCTTGGGCTTTCCTACTTTATTGGCGTGTTTGTGGTCTCCTTAATGTTGATATACGAACACTCCCTTGTCAAACCTACTGATTTAAGCCGGGTGAACATTGCCTTTTTCAATGTAAATGGCCTGGTCAGTGTTTTTTTATTTGTAATGACATGGATTGATAATATTTTCTAG
- a CDS encoding protein-L-isoaspartate(D-aspartate) O-methyltransferase translates to MVDEQIIRRGIVDERVVEAMLKIPRELFVEEALREKAYGDHPLPIGCGQTISQPFMVALMSQSLQLSGSQKVLEIGTGSGYQAAVLAELAQKVYTVERVKILYEKAQRILLTELKYKNIATILADGSLGLPNLAPFDRIIVTAAAPDIPKPLIDQLADNGILVIPKGDKFFQSLIIVTKKNGELFTKDIGGCVFVPLIGRYGWKNNGA, encoded by the coding sequence ATGGTTGATGAACAAATTATAAGACGGGGAATTGTGGATGAAAGAGTGGTAGAGGCAATGCTGAAAATTCCACGAGAGCTATTTGTCGAAGAAGCACTTCGGGAAAAGGCTTACGGTGACCATCCCCTTCCAATTGGTTGTGGTCAGACTATCTCACAGCCATTTATGGTTGCTTTAATGAGTCAATCTTTACAACTATCTGGCTCACAAAAGGTTCTGGAAATAGGAACAGGTTCAGGCTATCAAGCGGCTGTTTTAGCTGAATTGGCTCAAAAGGTTTATACTGTTGAACGGGTAAAAATTTTATACGAAAAGGCACAAAGGATACTTTTAACCGAATTAAAATATAAAAACATTGCAACCATTTTAGCCGATGGTAGTTTGGGATTACCTAATCTTGCTCCTTTTGACCGTATTATTGTGACGGCAGCCGCACCGGATATCCCGAAACCATTAATCGACCAACTGGCAGATAACGGTATTCTGGTCATCCCAAAAGGAGATAAATTCTTTCAATCATTGATAATCGTAACAAAGAAAAATGGTGAATTATTCACTAAAGATATAGGTGGATGTGTCTTTGTGCCATTAATTGGCAGGTATGGCTGGAAAAATAATGGGGCGTAA
- a CDS encoding GxxExxY protein — translation MKYQKLTEKIIGCAYRVYNTMGFGFLESVYEKCLLIDCHS, via the coding sequence ATGAAATATCAAAAATTGACGGAGAAAATTATTGGCTGTGCTTATCGTGTCTATAATACCATGGGATTTGGATTCTTAGAATCAGTTTATGAGAAATGTTTACTAATTGACTGCCACTCATAA
- the rpe gene encoding ribulose-phosphate 3-epimerase, whose translation MIKIAPSILSADISQLASEVEKIEDVADWLHWDIMDGHFVDNLTFGPDAVANLRKKSNLFFDVHLMITNPDKFIDKFIDAGADLITFHAEVTDDLMLNIQKIKDRGVKAGVSINPPTPLDKIYPVLKEIDVALVMTVNPGFSGQGFINDVLPKIEQLNKIITQKKLNLDLEVDGGINLHTGGEVVKRGANVLVAGSFVYGAQDPAEAIKSLKNQRKNE comes from the coding sequence ATGATAAAGATAGCACCTTCAATATTATCAGCTGACATCAGTCAATTAGCCAGCGAGGTAGAAAAAATAGAAGATGTTGCCGATTGGTTACATTGGGACATTATGGATGGACATTTTGTCGATAATCTTACCTTTGGACCAGATGCCGTCGCAAATCTTCGCAAAAAGAGTAATCTTTTCTTTGATGTTCATCTGATGATTACTAATCCGGATAAATTTATTGATAAGTTTATTGATGCTGGTGCGGATTTAATCACCTTTCATGCCGAAGTTACAGATGACCTGATGTTAAATATTCAGAAGATAAAGGATAGGGGAGTAAAAGCCGGTGTATCTATCAATCCGCCAACCCCACTGGATAAAATTTATCCTGTTCTAAAAGAGATAGATGTTGCCCTGGTGATGACCGTTAATCCAGGCTTTAGTGGACAGGGATTTATCAATGATGTTTTGCCCAAGATAGAGCAATTAAACAAGATTATAACTCAAAAAAAACTTAATTTAGACCTTGAGGTAGATGGTGGTATAAACCTTCATACAGGTGGTGAAGTCGTCAAACGAGGGGCAAATGTTTTAGTCGCAGGCTCTTTTGTCTATGGTGCTCAAGACCCTGCTGAGGCAATAAAAAGTCTTAAAAATCAGAGGAAAAATGAATAA
- a CDS encoding glycosyltransferase family 39 protein has translation MSKKKLHKKKTPLPHTSFKDKIKKFPSKHKHKFILVGILLVGLILRLIFLFQVKNNDPNFLHFEGTDSGCYDALAMQVLDGTLSKTPYSYNPLYFYFLALIYSFVGHEPFKAIIVQIFMGLGTCLIVYLIAKHLFNKSIGMIAAGICSLYGAFMVYETLLLTTVLDSFLLLLSVFVLLKSVSQNSMRWYFAAGVILALSSLSRATTLLVFPFLLLWLLIRLGMNKRFLCACGLIVLGMALTFAPVTYRNYKYSGKFILLTATGPVAFWAGNNEDSEGFYHLPPYADEMSSKNKNFYSEDAVRFIKEKPEKYLRLLFKKITVFWNAYEIPDNDVVYDRFLKLSPLLRIMISFGLVASSGIMGLFLSLRRLNKNLFLLYLVIFGYMSAIVFFFIQSRFRVPIVPYLSIFAGVTIYYWYKKIQSKRLISFFATLILFLVLYTVIDFHTFYGWTYPLIYPDGFCLEKREGFLFRDDSGDWHGDIKKTLDTPQKILKKEIIINKDVSKFDTAGISLTYSCTDRGKLIIKMNDILFSVVDCKNIPYGPFVRQVRFKFQNPNLILKKGRNIITLTVIEGAEIGIMVDNYYNFGRSSFSEDGINWEKVEGELMIQLELLSNPVY, from the coding sequence ATGTCTAAAAAAAAATTACACAAAAAAAAGACTCCTTTACCTCATACCTCTTTCAAAGATAAGATAAAAAAATTCCCATCAAAACATAAACATAAATTTATTTTAGTTGGCATTCTTTTAGTTGGATTAATCTTGAGGCTTATTTTTTTATTTCAGGTAAAAAATAACGACCCTAATTTTCTCCATTTTGAAGGCACAGATAGTGGTTGTTATGATGCCTTAGCTATGCAGGTATTAGATGGAACGCTATCGAAAACGCCTTATAGTTATAATCCGTTATATTTTTATTTTCTGGCTTTAATCTATTCCTTTGTTGGGCATGAACCATTTAAGGCAATAATTGTTCAGATATTTATGGGATTAGGAACTTGCCTGATTGTCTATTTAATTGCAAAACATCTTTTCAATAAAAGTATTGGAATGATTGCCGCCGGGATTTGTAGCCTTTATGGTGCCTTTATGGTTTATGAAACCTTACTTTTGACAACCGTTTTAGATAGTTTTTTACTCCTGTTAAGTGTCTTTGTCCTTTTAAAAAGTGTCTCACAAAATTCTATGAGATGGTATTTTGCCGCAGGGGTAATTTTAGCCCTTTCATCATTATCTCGTGCCACTACTCTTTTAGTTTTTCCATTTTTATTATTATGGTTATTAATTAGACTGGGTATGAACAAGAGATTTTTATGTGCCTGTGGGCTTATTGTTTTAGGTATGGCTCTAACCTTTGCCCCGGTGACCTACCGTAATTATAAATATAGCGGTAAATTTATTCTTTTGACCGCCACGGGACCTGTTGCCTTTTGGGCTGGGAATAATGAGGATTCTGAAGGTTTTTATCATTTACCTCCTTATGCGGATGAGATGAGTAGCAAAAATAAAAACTTTTACAGCGAGGATGCCGTAAGATTTATCAAGGAAAAACCTGAGAAATACCTTCGACTTTTATTTAAAAAAATTACCGTGTTCTGGAATGCTTATGAAATTCCGGATAACGATGTCGTTTATGACCGATTTTTAAAACTATCCCCTTTACTTAGAATAATGATTTCCTTTGGGCTGGTTGCCTCATCAGGAATAATGGGATTATTCCTTAGTCTTAGAAGATTAAATAAAAACTTATTTCTTTTATATTTAGTCATTTTTGGCTATATGAGTGCTATTGTTTTCTTCTTTATTCAATCTCGATTTAGAGTGCCGATTGTTCCTTATTTGAGTATCTTTGCCGGCGTGACAATTTATTATTGGTATAAAAAAATCCAGAGTAAAAGATTAATCTCCTTTTTTGCAACATTAATCCTTTTTCTGGTTCTTTATACGGTTATTGATTTCCACACATTTTATGGCTGGACATATCCGTTGATTTATCCAGATGGATTTTGTCTTGAAAAACGGGAAGGATTTTTGTTTCGGGATGATAGCGGCGATTGGCACGGGGATATAAAAAAGACATTGGACACACCGCAGAAAATTCTAAAAAAAGAAATTATTATCAATAAAGATGTCTCTAAATTTGATACTGCAGGTATAAGTCTAACCTATTCCTGCACAGATAGAGGTAAATTAATAATCAAAATGAATGATATATTATTTTCCGTGGTAGATTGTAAAAATATTCCTTATGGTCCTTTTGTTCGCCAGGTGCGATTTAAGTTCCAAAACCCTAATCTAATCCTTAAAAAAGGGCGAAATATTATTACTTTAACTGTCATAGAAGGGGCAGAGATTGGAATAATGGTAGATAATTATTACAATTTTGGTCGTTCCTCATTTTCTGAAGATGGGATTAACTGGGAAAAGGTCGAAGGAGAGTTAATGATTCAATTAGAATTACTTTCTAATCCGGTGTATTAA
- the argS gene encoding arginine--tRNA ligase: MTINNEIGDIIDKAIGRAMTNGRIPGVELESIQLESPKRPEYGQLATNIAFVLAKKANLSPYQIAQTIVEFMEKPEELISQVEIAGGGFINFWIAKYRLYKVLKEIEDKNERYGMSDIGQGKKVLIDFVSANPTGPLHIGHGRGAAYGDILGNILSFCGYEVTKEYYINDVGTQMETLGKSLKARYLQLSEQPVQLPENGYQGQYLIEIARTLYHQEKDTYQNKDVDFFTQFAKDEILKDIKKTLIDFGVEYDNWFSEGRLYESKEVEDVLNTLRKLGFAYETDGALWLKTTSFGDEKDRVLIRQDGKPTYFAGDIAYHKNKYTRGYDLLIDAWGTDHHGYVKRLQSAMEALSYPDVVILLYQLVSLVRDKQSVSMSTRSGEFITLSELIKEVGKDVGRFFFIMRKANSHLEFDLNLAKQSSNENPVYYIQYVHARTCSILAKAKKEGFQEPFQADLNLLKLYEEKAILFKLASLPVEIISCAKFYEPQSLTTYLIELAGLFHNYYQHHRVISANKDLSSARLVLVNAIRIVIRNTLLLLGLQAPERM; the protein is encoded by the coding sequence ATGACCATAAATAATGAGATAGGAGATATAATTGATAAGGCGATTGGGCGAGCAATGACAAATGGCAGAATTCCTGGAGTCGAGTTGGAATCTATTCAACTTGAGTCTCCTAAAAGACCTGAATATGGTCAATTAGCAACTAATATTGCCTTTGTCCTCGCTAAAAAGGCTAATCTTTCTCCCTATCAAATAGCTCAAACAATCGTTGAATTTATGGAAAAACCAGAGGAGTTAATTTCGCAGGTAGAAATTGCTGGAGGTGGATTTATTAATTTCTGGATTGCAAAATATAGATTATATAAGGTTTTGAAAGAGATTGAAGATAAAAATGAACGCTACGGAATGTCAGACATTGGTCAGGGGAAAAAGGTTTTAATTGACTTTGTTAGTGCAAATCCGACAGGGCCACTTCATATTGGTCATGGTCGGGGCGCCGCTTATGGAGATATTCTGGGTAATATTTTATCTTTTTGCGGCTATGAAGTAACTAAAGAATATTATATCAATGATGTTGGCACACAAATGGAAACACTGGGAAAATCTTTAAAAGCACGATACTTACAACTATCAGAACAACCTGTACAACTCCCTGAAAATGGCTATCAGGGTCAATATTTAATAGAAATAGCCAGAACACTTTATCATCAAGAAAAAGATACTTATCAAAACAAAGATGTTGATTTTTTTACACAATTTGCCAAAGATGAGATATTGAAGGATATTAAAAAGACATTAATCGATTTTGGCGTCGAATATGATAATTGGTTTTCAGAGGGTAGGTTATATGAGTCTAAGGAAGTAGAAGATGTGCTTAATACTCTAAGAAAACTTGGGTTTGCTTACGAAACTGATGGAGCACTCTGGTTAAAGACGACCTCTTTTGGTGATGAAAAAGACCGTGTTTTAATTCGGCAAGATGGTAAACCAACATATTTTGCAGGTGATATTGCATATCATAAGAATAAATACACACGCGGATATGACCTGTTAATTGATGCCTGGGGCACTGACCATCATGGTTATGTCAAACGGCTACAATCAGCAATGGAGGCTCTAAGTTATCCTGATGTAGTTATTTTACTTTATCAATTGGTTAGTTTAGTCAGGGATAAACAATCTGTTTCTATGTCAACCAGGTCAGGTGAATTCATTACCTTATCGGAGTTAATCAAAGAGGTTGGTAAGGATGTGGGGCGATTCTTTTTTATTATGCGTAAGGCAAATAGCCATCTTGAATTTGACTTAAATCTGGCAAAACAATCCTCGAATGAAAATCCTGTTTATTACATTCAATATGTTCATGCCCGCACCTGTAGTATTCTGGCTAAGGCAAAAAAAGAAGGCTTTCAAGAACCTTTCCAGGCAGATTTGAATTTATTAAAACTTTATGAAGAGAAGGCAATACTTTTCAAATTAGCCTCTTTGCCTGTGGAAATAATTAGTTGTGCAAAATTTTACGAGCCACAAAGTTTAACAACATATCTTATTGAACTGGCGGGGTTATTTCATAATTATTATCAGCATCATCGAGTTATCTCGGCAAATAAAGACCTTTCAAGTGCTCGTCTTGTCTTAGTTAATGCCATCCGCATAGTTATTCGTAATACTCTGCTTTTATTAGGCTTACAAGCCCCAGAGCGGATGTAA
- a CDS encoding FapA family protein, with the protein MTHQVTSTKPETLTIKITEDGLKAFMTINSNNCHPSSLDLNSILQRLNKQGIKFGIKDLVIKTMLQDKIYNRSILVAEGIPPQAGKDASIEYKFNKKDKPQLWEDIEGKVDFRELRLIDIVHTNDVLASKILPTQGTPGKKVTGEQIPVKKGEDINIPVGENTYLSHDKLTLFSSADGYVFWEDSRIGVKTTYEILSDVDMNVGNINFIGPVKVQGDVKEGFFVKAKGDVEIGGVVENATVISEGNITVIQGIIGSRSKIVCDGDLKCKFVQNANIEVKGNIIVHDAILHSDVRAGKGVFVLGGKKGAIIGGRISAKEEVNAKNIGSISEVPTEIEVGVDPQIRQEVDALEESLTTERTQLHQERLNYKTLLAQNKTELAEQSLSKQKELEELIKMMQHHLYEFKKHVRANYKGKVSAFDTLWPGVKLTIGNATVPLKIDYRYVTFYNSVGHIEQTEYEKPKIKVETSTITYWEREIDKVNGRLG; encoded by the coding sequence ATGACACACCAGGTTACTTCAACAAAACCAGAAACTTTGACGATAAAAATTACTGAAGATGGGCTAAAGGCTTTTATGACTATTAATTCCAACAATTGCCATCCGTCATCTTTAGACTTAAATTCCATTCTGCAAAGATTAAATAAACAAGGGATAAAGTTTGGGATAAAAGACCTGGTGATTAAAACTATGCTACAAGATAAAATCTATAATCGCTCGATATTAGTTGCCGAAGGAATCCCACCGCAAGCAGGTAAAGATGCCAGCATTGAATATAAATTTAACAAAAAAGATAAACCACAGTTATGGGAAGACATAGAAGGAAAAGTGGATTTTCGTGAATTAAGATTAATTGATATTGTGCATACAAATGATGTGCTTGCCTCTAAAATCCTTCCTACTCAAGGGACTCCTGGCAAAAAAGTTACCGGTGAACAAATACCTGTTAAAAAAGGAGAGGATATTAATATCCCGGTTGGTGAAAATACCTACCTTTCACATGACAAATTAACACTTTTTTCATCAGCGGATGGTTATGTATTCTGGGAAGATAGTAGAATTGGTGTCAAGACAACTTATGAAATCCTATCTGATGTTGATATGAATGTCGGAAATATCAATTTTATAGGTCCGGTTAAGGTCCAGGGAGATGTAAAAGAAGGTTTTTTTGTTAAGGCTAAAGGAGATGTTGAAATTGGCGGCGTGGTAGAAAACGCAACCGTAATCTCCGAAGGGAATATTACGGTTATACAAGGAATCATTGGCAGTAGATCTAAAATCGTGTGTGATGGTGATTTAAAATGCAAATTCGTCCAGAATGCTAATATTGAGGTTAAAGGTAATATCATTGTTCATGATGCTATTTTACATAGCGATGTTCGGGCGGGAAAGGGTGTTTTTGTCCTGGGTGGAAAAAAAGGAGCAATTATTGGTGGGAGAATCTCTGCTAAAGAAGAAGTAAATGCTAAAAATATTGGTTCTATCTCCGAGGTTCCTACTGAAATCGAAGTCGGTGTTGACCCTCAAATTAGACAGGAAGTAGATGCCTTAGAAGAAAGTTTAACTACGGAAAGAACTCAATTACACCAGGAAAGATTAAATTACAAAACATTACTCGCTCAAAATAAAACAGAGTTAGCCGAACAATCATTATCGAAACAAAAGGAATTAGAAGAACTTATTAAAATGATGCAACATCACTTATATGAATTCAAAAAACATGTCCGTGCTAACTATAAAGGTAAGGTATCTGCCTTTGATACACTTTGGCCAGGTGTAAAACTTACTATTGGCAATGCTACAGTTCCACTAAAAATTGATTATCGGTATGTCACCTTTTATAATAGCGTCGGCCATATTGAACAGACTGAATATGAAAAACCAAAAATTAAAGTAGAAACATCTACGATTACTTATTGGGAAAGAGAAATTGATAAGGTAAATGGAAGGTTGGGATAA
- a CDS encoding tetratricopeptide repeat protein: MNKSLIILTIILLSSFTWAKEIEQQSTSFDPLKVMADEYLKQAFTLYNQLEFEKAITLYKKALDLTPDSAQVWYWLGRSYYRTGQMPQFFSAWERLLKLSKEDTSEIKRKMLVYSENHIKSNTYRYFDTIKGKDDFAIYNPAGIVIDSEDNFYISSFGNNAILKFSPIGKPLLRFGQKGKDKGKLNKPAGIVLDKEGNIYVTDFGNHRIQKFTSEGKFLMAFGKEGKKSGEFINPEGIALDSKEYIYVVDNGNHRIQIFSPEGKFVGKIDEMLLSPIGVVVDKRERIWVIERGGNYLKQFATSGRLQNNFPFPQKGLIPKGITYALDGKLYLSFSQGSIFKFDIENQKWEKLNLPSKFPAPLTLAVNKYGLLYVIGFENNSILVFIPEEAKDTQFDVLVNRIDTSGYPTIIMPVMVTSKHKTPILGLTSNNFKVEENGRQMQPIALGTPVYENEYLVTTFIIDTSKKMVKYRKDVQELLNKFVSEIKGGIQGVSIIGFSEKAEYIQSITRNKTALRDKIERLRPGKNSRDKDAIFSGIKLGVSEMNYLLCKKAICLITYGDEVEEETLFRECSDYAKNNHIPIFIVDFRGQDETKSLKKLASNYFLAYQSQKAQKLYETISTQIKNQNIYLISYKTPQEQWALKWVDVTVSAGHRRLCAYDKINYVVPPGKGIDKEIIAKIENRIQKKRKELYEEKMKELEEEKKGKAGHKAEGGHGEKGKPEGFPPPKTWEEDIQPDIGSPVREKFVPDEKTKPGGGGHGGGH; the protein is encoded by the coding sequence ATGAATAAATCACTTATAATCCTTACAATAATATTACTTTCCAGTTTCACCTGGGCTAAAGAGATTGAGCAACAAAGCACGAGTTTCGACCCATTAAAAGTAATGGCTGATGAATACCTGAAACAGGCATTTACCCTGTATAACCAATTAGAGTTTGAAAAGGCAATTACCTTGTATAAAAAGGCATTAGATTTGACCCCTGATTCTGCTCAAGTCTGGTATTGGTTGGGCAGAAGCTATTATCGGACAGGGCAAATGCCTCAATTTTTCTCTGCCTGGGAAAGGCTTTTAAAATTAAGCAAAGAAGATACCTCAGAAATAAAACGAAAAATGCTGGTCTATTCAGAAAACCATATTAAGTCAAATACATACAGATATTTTGACACCATTAAAGGAAAAGATGATTTTGCTATTTATAATCCTGCGGGAATAGTTATAGATTCCGAAGATAATTTTTACATCAGTAGTTTTGGGAATAACGCTATTTTAAAATTTTCACCAATTGGGAAACCTTTATTACGATTTGGGCAAAAGGGTAAAGATAAAGGAAAACTAAATAAACCTGCGGGTATTGTCCTTGATAAAGAAGGGAATATTTATGTAACTGATTTTGGTAACCATCGCATTCAAAAATTTACCTCTGAAGGCAAATTTTTGATGGCGTTTGGTAAAGAGGGTAAAAAATCAGGTGAATTTATCAACCCGGAAGGGATAGCATTAGATAGTAAAGAATATATTTATGTTGTGGATAACGGTAATCACAGGATTCAAATCTTTTCCCCGGAAGGTAAATTCGTAGGGAAAATTGATGAAATGCTTTTATCTCCGATAGGAGTAGTTGTGGATAAAAGGGAAAGAATTTGGGTAATTGAGCGAGGCGGTAACTATCTTAAACAATTTGCTACCTCAGGCAGGCTTCAAAACAATTTTCCATTTCCACAAAAAGGATTAATTCCCAAAGGTATAACTTATGCCCTGGATGGAAAACTATATCTTAGTTTTTCACAAGGCAGTATCTTTAAATTTGATATAGAAAATCAAAAGTGGGAAAAGTTAAATCTACCTTCAAAATTTCCTGCTCCCCTGACACTGGCTGTCAACAAATATGGATTGCTGTATGTTATTGGTTTTGAGAATAATTCCATATTGGTGTTTATTCCAGAGGAGGCTAAAGATACACAATTTGATGTTCTGGTCAATCGTATAGATACAAGTGGTTATCCAACAATTATAATGCCCGTGATGGTGACATCTAAACACAAAACCCCGATTTTAGGTTTAACTTCTAATAATTTTAAAGTAGAAGAAAACGGTCGACAGATGCAACCTATAGCACTGGGCACACCGGTATATGAAAATGAGTATTTAGTTACAACCTTTATCATTGATACATCTAAAAAGATGGTCAAATATCGAAAGGATGTCCAAGAACTATTAAACAAATTTGTTTCGGAGATTAAAGGAGGAATTCAAGGGGTATCAATAATTGGTTTTTCTGAAAAGGCAGAATATATCCAGTCAATTACTCGAAATAAAACAGCCTTGCGAGATAAAATTGAGAGATTAAGGCCGGGTAAAAATTCCAGAGACAAAGATGCTATCTTTTCGGGAATTAAACTTGGAGTTAGCGAGATGAATTATTTACTCTGTAAAAAGGCGATTTGTTTAATTACCTATGGTGATGAGGTGGAAGAAGAAACATTATTTAGAGAATGCAGTGATTATGCTAAAAATAATCATATTCCGATATTTATCGTTGATTTTCGGGGACAGGACGAAACTAAATCACTAAAAAAATTAGCCTCAAATTATTTCCTGGCATATCAATCCCAAAAGGCTCAAAAACTCTACGAAACCATTTCAACTCAAATCAAAAACCAAAATATCTACCTTATTTCTTACAAGACACCTCAAGAGCAATGGGCTTTAAAATGGGTAGATGTTACTGTTTCTGCCGGGCATAGGCGTCTTTGTGCTTATGATAAAATAAATTATGTTGTGCCACCAGGTAAAGGAATAGATAAGGAGATTATTGCAAAAATAGAGAACCGTATCCAGAAGAAAAGGAAAGAACTATATGAAGAAAAGATGAAGGAATTGGAAGAAGAGAAGAAAGGAAAAGCGGGTCATAAAGCTGAAGGAGGACATGGCGAAAAGGGCAAACCAGAAGGATTTCCTCCACCAAAAACATGGGAAGAAGATATTCAACCAGATATTGGTAGCCCTGTTCGTGAAAAATTTGTTCCAGATGAAAAAACTAAGCCTGGCGGTGGAGGACATGGAGGGGGACATTGA
- a CDS encoding DeoR family transcriptional regulator, with the protein MEGWDKVAHPYKRGAEMEKSSSETRRYVILKEIYKKKVVSNEDLRDKFGVSLVTIRKDLEELESLGLVNRTFGGAVPIMAKVNEDNLEGSIEDRSEIIAITKYIVDKKVIKDGDILFMDGGIIINMVAKRLSDKKPGHITVITNAVNVANELASKSNVILTGGDLKDTQGVLSGNLSTQTINQYSVDVAFIDVDGISFNSGLWAKDEVEAQVKKRMIKGAKQIIIMTKHSKLGHEVGQVFAEFYLEEGNNLKLMLPDLKDEKTVRLDFVDLPSDYKSLENDPVQKWFEKNLKEEGITEPIWVKEKIGGRFEIIDGKRRYLAAKSLADEGSSTFSSIPIKFEKESCVKRDFQIITSSKYLKQDVAKKHFLAEKRKFKDIAPNTFIDIAE; encoded by the coding sequence ATGGAAGGTTGGGATAAAGTGGCTCACCCATATAAAAGAGGTGCTGAGATGGAAAAATCATCTTCTGAAACAAGACGATATGTTATTTTAAAAGAGATTTATAAAAAAAAGGTTGTCTCTAACGAGGATTTAAGGGATAAATTTGGAGTTTCGTTAGTAACAATTAGAAAGGATTTAGAGGAACTTGAATCACTGGGATTGGTAAATAGGACATTTGGTGGGGCAGTCCCTATCATGGCAAAGGTAAATGAAGATAATTTGGAAGGCTCTATTGAAGACCGCTCGGAGATAATTGCCATTACTAAATATATTGTCGATAAAAAAGTTATAAAAGATGGTGATATTCTATTTATGGATGGTGGAATAATTATTAATATGGTGGCAAAAAGATTATCTGATAAAAAACCAGGACACATCACTGTCATTACAAATGCTGTCAATGTCGCCAATGAACTTGCCTCTAAATCAAATGTTATTCTCACTGGCGGTGACCTGAAAGACACCCAAGGAGTTCTCTCAGGAAATTTATCTACCCAAACAATTAACCAATATTCAGTTGATGTAGCATTTATAGATGTTGATGGCATATCGTTTAATAGCGGATTATGGGCTAAAGATGAAGTTGAGGCTCAGGTTAAAAAGCGAATGATTAAAGGAGCAAAGCAGATAATAATTATGACCAAACATTCAAAATTAGGTCACGAGGTAGGTCAAGTGTTTGCAGAATTTTATCTTGAAGAAGGAAATAATCTGAAACTTATGCTCCCGGATTTAAAAGATGAAAAAACAGTGAGATTAGATTTTGTTGACCTACCATCTGATTATAAATCATTAGAAAATGACCCTGTTCAGAAGTGGTTTGAAAAGAATTTAAAGGAAGAAGGAATAACCGAACCAATCTGGGTCAAAGAAAAAATAGGTGGTAGGTTTGAAATTATTGATGGTAAAAGAAGGTATTTGGCGGCTAAATCACTTGCAGATGAAGGCTCAAGCACCTTTTCTTCCATCCCCATAAAATTTGAAAAAGAATCTTGTGTCAAGCGTGATTTCCAGATTATCACCTCGTCAAAATACCTCAAGCAAGATGTGGCAAAGAAACACTTTTTAGCAGAAAAGAGAAAATTCAAAGACATAGCCCCAAATACCTTCATTGATATTGCCGAGTAA